The Dokdonella sp. nucleotide sequence GGAAAAGGTCGGCGGTGTCGCCGAGGATCTCACCTGGGAACTGTTCCGCGACACCCTGATCGAGCAGGCCGAGCAGGGCGTGGACTATTTCACCATCCACGCCGGCGTGCGTTTGCCGTTCATCCCGCTGACCGCGAAGCGTGTCACCGGCATCGTCAGCCGCGGCGGCTCGATCATGGCCAAGTGGTGCCTCGCCCATCACCGCGAGTCGTTCCTGTATGAACGCTTCGAGGAGATCTGCGAGATCATGAAGGCCTATGACGTCGCCTTCTCGCTCGGCGACGGCCTGCGCCCCGGTTCGATCGCCGACGCCAACGACGAGGCGCAGTTCGCCGAGCTCGACACGCTCGGCGAGCTGACCCGGACGGCGTGGAAGCACGACGTGCAGGTCATGATCGAAGGCCCCGGTCACGTGCCGATGCACCTCATCAGGGAGAACATGGAGCGGCAACTGGAGAAGTGCCACGAGGCGCCGTTCTACACACTCGGGCCGCTGACCACCGACATTGCGCCCGGCTACGACCACATCACCAGCGCGATCGGCGCGGCCATGATCGGCTGGTATGGCACGGCCATGCTCTGCTACGTCACGCCGAAGGAGCACCTGGGGCTGCCCGACAAGCAGGACGTGCGCGACGGCATCATCACCTACAAGCTCGCCGCCCACGCCGCCGACCTCGGCAAGGGTCATCCCGGCGCGCAGGCACGTGACAACGCGCTCAGCAAGGCGCGCTTCGAGTTCCGCTGGCAGGACCAGTTCAACCTCGGCCTCGATCCCGAGAAGGCCAGGGAGTTCCACGACGAAACCCTGCCCAAGGACGCCCACAAGACCGCCCATTTCTGCTCGATGTGCGGCCCGAAATTCTGCTCGATGAAGATCACCCAGGACGTGCGTGACTATGCGAAGGAACACGGGCTCGGCGAGACGCAGGCTCTCGATGCCGGCATGGCGGAGAAGGCCAGGGAATTCCGCGCGCAGGGTGGCGAGGTGTATCGGGCAGGCTAGTGCATCCCTGGTCAGAGCATCCCCGGTCACGCGCGATCGCGCCACGGGCCGCAAGCGGGCGGGTCTTCGGCGGATCCGGCGCCGTTGCAGGGCGCGAGGCGGCACTGACGCGCGTACGGCACGCATTCCGGGCGCTGCGGCTTTGCATGGCGTCGCGGGATCGACGAAGCTAGCAGTCGACCAGAGATTCCCTGGCCGCCCCTTTGGATGCCTGCCATGAACGCTGCCGTCGCCTCCGCCCGCAAGCCGCGTCCGCGCGTGGTCCTGATCCTCGGCCTGCTCGGCGTTTACGTGCTCGCCGTGCTCGCGTTGATGTGGTGGTGGGATACCGAGCCGGATCATTTCGATGTGGCGCGCGCGGCGCAGGAACGTGCGGCGGCGCGCAACCAGCAGGTCGTGGTCGGCTCGGCCACGGCTGCCGCGTTGGCCGTTTCGGCCGGACACATGCTCGACAAGCGTGGCGGCTATCTCAGCAACGACCGCTTCCCGCCGGGCGTGCTGATGGACAACCTGCCGAACTGGGAATTCGGCGTGTTGACCGCGACCCGCGACCTGACACGGGCGCTGCGCAACGAGTTCAGCCGCTCGCAGACGCAATCGGTCGAGGACAAGGATCTGATGGAGGCCGACCCGCTGTTCAGTTCGCCGAACGACCGCTGGTTGTTGCCGAGTTCGGAGAGTCAATACCGCAAGGCGATCGCGCGCATCGACGCCTATGCGCAGCGGCTTGCCGACAGTGATCCGCTTGATGCGCAGTTCTACGCGCGCGCCGACAATCTCGCCGACTACCTGCAGGTCGTCTCGACGCGGCTCGGCTCGCTGTCGCAGCGGCTGTCGGCCAGCGTCGGCCAGGTGCGCGTCGACACCGACCTCGCCAATGACCCGACCGCGCAGCAGTCCAAACCCGGCGAGAGCCCGCGCATGGTCAGGACGCCGTGGCTGAAGATCGACGACAACTTCTACGAGGCACGCGGCTACACCTGGGCGTTGCGCCAGCACCTCGAGGCGATCCGCATCGACTTCGCGCCGGTGCTGGTGAACAAGGCGGCGGCGGTCAGCCTCGACCAGGTGATCCGCGAGCTGGAGGAGGCGCAGACCTCACTCGGCAGCCCGATCGTGCTGAACGGCTCGCCTTTCGGTTTCTTCGCCAACCATTCGCTGGTGCTGGCGAACTACGTGTCGCGTGCGAACGCGGCGGTCATCGAACTGCGCGAACTGCTGCGCCGCGGTTGAACGGAGTGAGCGACATGAGCATCGAAGTGAACCACGACCGCGCCGCACAGGCGTTCGTCGCCAGCGTCGACGGGCATCGTTGCGCAATCGACTATGCGCTGTCGGGCAAGACCATGACGATAACGCATACGCGCGTGCCGGAAGCGGTCGGTGGGCGCGGCATCGCCGCCGATCTCACGCGTGCGGCACTCGCAGCGGTGCGTGCGGAGGGCTGGAAGGTCGTGCCGGCATGTTCCTATGTGAGCAGTTTCATCGAACGCCATGCGGAATACGCCGATCTGTTGGCGTGATGGGTGGGCGAGGATGAATCCCCCGGTGCCGTCGCAGGAAACCCTGGTCGGAATCGCCCTACGGGGTGGTTCATACGGGAAGCATCACGGCTGAAGCCGTTTCCTACGGGGCGGTTCATACGGGAAGCATCACCGCTGAAGCCGTTTCCTACGGGGTGGTTCATACGGGAAGCATCACGGCTGAAGCCGTTTCCTACGGGGCGGTTCATACGGGAAGCTCACGCCCGTAGACGTTTCCTGCAACGCTCTTGCATGCACGCCGCGCTTCCCGGCCAGCCCATGTCCCGCCTCAGAACGTCGACGCCGAAAGCGCCACATCGGCGTGGCGCCATGCATCGTCGTAGTCCTTGCGCACCTGCAGCGCCTCGGCATGGCGGTTCTGCGCTTCGAGGCTTTGCGCAAGGCCATGCAGCGACCAGCCGTTGGCCGGGTTGCGGCGCAGTTCGTCACGGTAGACGGCTTCGGCCGCGCCGGCCTGACCGCTGGTCAGCAGCGCGACGCCGAGCGAATGGCGGGTCGGTGCATGCCAGCCCGGTGGTTCGTCGTAGGGGATGCGGTCCTCGAGTTCGACCGCCTCGCGCAGCGCCGCGATTGCCGCTGCGGAGTCTCTCCGCGCCAAGGCGAGTTCGGCATGCAGGGTGCGCTCGGCAATGCGCGCCGCATACGACAGCGGATAGCGTTCCCACATCAGCTTCTTTTCCATCTCCGGATCGGCGGCCAGCGGCGCCAGTGCGTCGAGATGCGCTTTCGCATCGTCGAGCCGCTGCTGGCGTACGGCGGCCATGCCCTGCGCATAGCGCCAGATCGCGCTGACGTAGGCGAGGTCCGGCGCCGGATTCGGCAGCGCGGCGATCTCGTCCCAGCGGCCGAAGCGCACGCGGTCGAACCACGGCGTCATCCAGTAATGCTGCATGGCGTCGTAGCCCGGTTCCCGCATCAGTTCCGGCAAGTCGGTCCGTTCGGCGGTCAGCGCGGCTGCCTGGCGGGCGATTTCGCTGGCCCCTGCCATGCTTGCGGCGAACCACAGGAAATGCGGGTTGTGCGGCACGTAGCCGAGCGGATAGACGCCGCTGGCATTGCCGCGACAGGCAGCGAGGTAGGCATCATCGGCCTCGATCGCGCGTTGGTTTGCGATGACCGCGTCGTGCCAGCGGCCGACGCGCGCATAGATGTGGGCGGGCATGTGCACGAGATGTCCTGAGCCCGGAACCAGCGTGCGCAGGCGGTCGGCCGCTTCGACGCCGCGCTGTGGCTGGTCGGAGGCTTCGACCGCGTGCACGTACAGATGCAGGGCACCGGCATGATCCGGCTTGCGCGCGATCACCGATTCGAGCGCGGCGACGATCGTGGCGGTGTGGCCCTTGGGTTTGAAATCGGCGTCGTAGTAGTCCCAGGGTTGCAGGTTCATCAGCGACTCGGCGTAAAGGGTGGCTGCGTCGAGGTCGTCGGGCGTGCGCGCGGCCAGTTCGCCCATCGCCGCGGCATAGGCCTCGTCGAGCGCGCGCCGGTCCTCGGGCGGGTTTTCGGCATAGCGTGCTTCGAGCGCGCGGATGTAGCCGCGCTCACGTTCGCTGGCCTGTGCGGCGAGCGCTCGGGCCTTCTGCAGGCGCTGCCAGGCCTTGCCGTTGCTCGCCGGGTCCATGCCGGCGTTGACATGTGGCCCGAGCACGAGCGCCGCACCCCACCAGCACATCGTGCAAGCCGGATCGAGCTCGACGGCCTTCAGGAACGAGCGTTCGGCGGCGTCGTGGTTGAAGCCATAGGTCAACATGAGACCCTGGTCGAACCAGCGCTGCACGTCGGAGTGGCTGCTGGTGACGGCAAAGCGGTGTCCGCCGAGGCCGTCGAGCAGGGTGGCGCCAACCAGTTCGCGTGGCGTGTCGGCAGGCGCCGGTCCGGCCGGCGCCGGGACATCATTGGTGCGGCGCGAATAGAGGATGCCGGCGACGACACCAGCGAGCAGCAGGGCGAGGATGAGGGCACGTTGCACGGGGGTGCTCCTGCGCGTTTCCGAACAGGCGTCATACGCTCGTGCAGGGGACGGTGCAAGTCGTCGGTGAGTGGTGCGTGCCGGTTCCGTGCCCGGCCATGGCCGGGCCGAGCCCGACCTCTGCGTGGCCGAAGCCGTTCCCGTGGCAGCCGGGAGCGGAGCAACGGGAATGGGCAACGGGAAAGTGGCCGGCACCGCGCTCGGTGGCCTCATCCGGAATCCGGCTTGCGTCGGAACGCCATCAGCCGCGATCGGATGGGCCAGGGCGTCCCGTCACGCGTTGCGGGTGGTGCGATAGCGCTCGACGCCGGCGAGGATCTCCGCCTTCGCTTCGTCTGCACTGGCCCAACCATCGACGCGCACCCACTTGCCTTTCTCGAGGTCCTTGTAGTGCTCGAAGAAATGGCCGATGCGCTCGAGCCAGTGGCGCGACACCTGGCTGATGTCGGTGATGTGGCCGTAGCCGTCGAACACCTTCGGGATCGGCACGGCGACGAGCTTCTCGTCGCTGCCGGCCTCATCGGTCATGCGCAGCACGCCGACCGGCGTGCAGCGGATCGCCGCGCCCGGCACCAGCGGCAGCGGCAGGATGACCAGCACGTCGAGCGGATCGCCGTCGCCGCCGAGCGTCTCCGGCACGTAGCCGTAGTTGCACGGGTAGCGCATCGGCGTCGACAGCACGCGGTCGACGAAGATCGCGCCGCTGGCCTTGTCGACCTCGTACTTGACCGGCTCGGCATCCTTCGGGATCTCGATGATGACGTTGATCTCGTTCGGCACGTCCCGGCCGGTGGGGATGCGATCGAAAGCCATGGCTGCTCCACTGGAGCCCCGCCTGGGCGGGGCGTATCAAACAAGGGCCACCATGATACGGCAGGATTTGTTGCATTGCAGCAGCGACATCTCCCGTGATTGGGAGTCGAAAGATCGGAGCCGTCCTGTGCGGGCGCAGATCAAGGCGGGACGGCGAAGCCAGACCGGCCTTCTGTCGAGCCGACGCAACGCCGAGCTGCGCCCGCACAGGACGGTGACGCCGTATTGGGATTGATCAGAACCTCCGTACGCCCGGCCTGCTCAACGCTGCTCGAAGTCGCCGTGGAAGAACGCGTCACCACGAAATTCGTAGGCGCCGATGTCGGCCTTCGAATTGACCGGATCGTTGCGATAGGCGGGGTCGCTCCAGGCACGCGCGAATCCGGTACCGCGCTGGTCCCAGGCGAGAGTGCCGGGGTTGGCGCCGCGGTCGATCGCCGGGCTGGTGCGTGCGAGCGGATGCACCGGCACGAAGCCACCGCCGTCGGTGGTGGTCAGCGGTTTCAGTTGCGCGACGGTGGCGAACTGGTTGCGCTGGTTCGTGCCGTTGATCTCGACTGCGCCCGGCATCGTGCGGAACAGCGAATCGCTGGCGTTGACGATGCTCGGATTGCTCGGTGAACTCGATTCGTGGGCGAGATCGTTCGGCGTCGCCGCCGTGCCGCTGGTGTTGTCGTCGAACAGCGTCGAGACGATGTCGACCGTGGTGCCGGTCGATGCCACCCACAGCGCGCCGTTCCTTGGTGCCGGGTTCGCCGAGAGCGGTGCGACGCGATTTGCCGCGAATGTCGAATTGCGCAGGATCGTGTGGCCGCCGCTGATCGCCAGCGCGCTGGCGACACCGGCCGGATGGCGTGTCACGTTGGCCGAGAACGTCGTGTTCTCGATGATCGAGCCATCGGCGGAGGCGTCGTTCGAGCCGGCGTAGTTGATGGCGCCGCCGTAGGGTTCGCCGGTCGAATTGCCGACGAAGGCACTGCCGGAGACGCGGAATGCGCTCATCGTGCCGGCATCGATGGCGCCACCGGTATGCGCGGCCGTGTTGTCCTGGAACAAGGTGTCGGTGATGAGCGCGCGTGCACGCGGCGAGGAAATGCGCACGGCGCCACCGAAGTTTGCGCTGTTGCCGGCGAGGTAGCTGCGCGCGATCGTCAGCGTGCCGGCACTGAACTGGATCGCTCCGCCCGCGCCCTGGCCGGTCGACGGCGCGCGATTGTTGGTGAGGATCACCGAATCGAGATCGAGGTCGGCTTCCGAGAAGTGGATCGCGCCGCCACGGTAGGTCGCTTCATTGTCGCTGAAGATCGTGGCGATGACGCTCAGGTCGTCGTCGTAGCCCAGGATCGCTGCACCGCTCTCGGCGCGGCCGCGCGCGAGCGTGAGCCCGCTGATGACGACGATGCGCGGGCTGCCGCCGGTGCGCTCGACGCGCAGCAGACGGGTCGCGTTGCCGCCGTCCAGGGTGAGCAGGTATGCGCCGGGCCCGGCGATCGTCATGCTGTTGGTGATGCGGAGCTCGCTGGCCAGTGCGATCGTACCGGTCAGGCCCGGCTGGAAGGCGACGACATGTGGCGCTCCTGCCGCGCCATTGGCCTGTTCGATGGCCGCGCGCAGACTGCCCGCGCCGCTGTCGGCCAACGAAGTAACGTTGAAGGTGGCGGCCCGTGCCGGTACGGCCAGGCTGGAGAGGACGGCAAGGCAGATGGGGATGATGCGGTTCATTGCGGGCTCCGGCAGTGGAAGCCGGCGGCGTCATCGCCGCGGCATCCTTCACGACGCGGCGCGGTGATGATTGCTATCACCGGTCGGTCGGCGCGGGGATGACATTGGGGGCTTGCCGGGCCGGCGCGCTTGCGATTGACTGCGTGCACCCCCGCCAATGTCCGATCGTCATGGATTCCGCGCCGCCCGAGAGCGTCACCTGCCAGGACGTCACCGTGCTCCTGCATGCCTGGGGCAGTGGCGATGCGGCCGCGGCCGAGCGGCTGACCGAGATCGTCTACGCGCAGGTGCGCGCAATGGCCGGCAAGCATCTGCGCCGCAACGCCGCCGGTGCGACCCTCCAGGCCACGGAACTCGCCCATGAGACCTTCGTGCGTCTGCTCGAGGCCGGCATCGCCTGGCGCGACCGCCGTCATTTCTATGGCGTGGTCGGAGCGGCGCTGCGCAACATCCTCATCGACAGCGCGCGTGCGCGCGGCGCGGAAAAGCGCGGCGGTGGCCAGGTGCACGTGACCCTGTCGGCCGCCGACGAGGTGATCGGCGCAGGCAACGAGGTCGACGCGCTCGCCGAAGCCCTGCAGCGTCTGCGTGAGCTCGACGCGCGCAAGGGCGAGATCGTCGAGTTCCACTACCTGCTGGGCCTGAAGCGC carries:
- the thiC gene encoding phosphomethylpyrimidine synthase ThiC, producing the protein MNAIPNSPLLREAETLSATVTAPIPGSRKVHVEGSRADIRVPMREIVLEDTPSVFGAEKNAPFTVYDTSGPYTDPAHRVDLAAGLPALRARWIDERGDTQRLADFSSPFTRRHATAAQLDAVRFPNVPKPRIARAGANVSQMHYARKGIVTPEMEYVAIRENQKLDAIRELHLLRQHAGQSFGAAIPKLITPEFVRDEIARGRAIIPNNINHPESEPMIIGRNFLVKINANIGNSAVTSSIAEEVEKMVWAIRWGADTVMDLSTGKHIHETREWIIRNAPVPIGTVPIYQALEKVGGVAEDLTWELFRDTLIEQAEQGVDYFTIHAGVRLPFIPLTAKRVTGIVSRGGSIMAKWCLAHHRESFLYERFEEICEIMKAYDVAFSLGDGLRPGSIADANDEAQFAELDTLGELTRTAWKHDVQVMIEGPGHVPMHLIRENMERQLEKCHEAPFYTLGPLTTDIAPGYDHITSAIGAAMIGWYGTAMLCYVTPKEHLGLPDKQDVRDGIITYKLAAHAADLGKGHPGAQARDNALSKARFEFRWQDQFNLGLDPEKAREFHDETLPKDAHKTAHFCSMCGPKFCSMKITQDVRDYAKEHGLGETQALDAGMAEKAREFRAQGGEVYRAG
- a CDS encoding DUF2333 family protein, encoding MNAAVASARKPRPRVVLILGLLGVYVLAVLALMWWWDTEPDHFDVARAAQERAAARNQQVVVGSATAAALAVSAGHMLDKRGGYLSNDRFPPGVLMDNLPNWEFGVLTATRDLTRALRNEFSRSQTQSVEDKDLMEADPLFSSPNDRWLLPSSESQYRKAIARIDAYAQRLADSDPLDAQFYARADNLADYLQVVSTRLGSLSQRLSASVGQVRVDTDLANDPTAQQSKPGESPRMVRTPWLKIDDNFYEARGYTWALRQHLEAIRIDFAPVLVNKAAAVSLDQVIRELEEAQTSLGSPIVLNGSPFGFFANHSLVLANYVSRANAAVIELRELLRRG
- a CDS encoding GNAT family N-acetyltransferase, with amino-acid sequence MSIEVNHDRAAQAFVASVDGHRCAIDYALSGKTMTITHTRVPEAVGGRGIAADLTRAALAAVRAEGWKVVPACSYVSSFIERHAEYADLLA
- the ppa gene encoding inorganic diphosphatase encodes the protein MAFDRIPTGRDVPNEINVIIEIPKDAEPVKYEVDKASGAIFVDRVLSTPMRYPCNYGYVPETLGGDGDPLDVLVILPLPLVPGAAIRCTPVGVLRMTDEAGSDEKLVAVPIPKVFDGYGHITDISQVSRHWLERIGHFFEHYKDLEKGKWVRVDGWASADEAKAEILAGVERYRTTRNA
- a CDS encoding choice-of-anchor Q domain-containing protein; translation: MNRIIPICLAVLSSLAVPARAATFNVTSLADSGAGSLRAAIEQANGAAGAPHVVAFQPGLTGTIALASELRITNSMTIAGPGAYLLTLDGGNATRLLRVERTGGSPRIVVISGLTLARGRAESGAAILGYDDDLSVIATIFSDNEATYRGGAIHFSEADLDLDSVILTNNRAPSTGQGAGGAIQFSAGTLTIARSYLAGNSANFGGAVRISSPRARALITDTLFQDNTAAHTGGAIDAGTMSAFRVSGSAFVGNSTGEPYGGAINYAGSNDASADGSIIENTTFSANVTRHPAGVASALAISGGHTILRNSTFAANRVAPLSANPAPRNGALWVASTGTTVDIVSTLFDDNTSGTAATPNDLAHESSSPSNPSIVNASDSLFRTMPGAVEINGTNQRNQFATVAQLKPLTTTDGGGFVPVHPLARTSPAIDRGANPGTLAWDQRGTGFARAWSDPAYRNDPVNSKADIGAYEFRGDAFFHGDFEQR
- a CDS encoding ECF-type sigma factor; protein product: MDSAPPESVTCQDVTVLLHAWGSGDAAAAERLTEIVYAQVRAMAGKHLRRNAAGATLQATELAHETFVRLLEAGIAWRDRRHFYGVVGAALRNILIDSARARGAEKRGGGQVHVTLSAADEVIGAGNEVDALAEALQRLRELDARKGEIVEFHYLLGLKREEIAAVVGVSVPTVDRDLRFAKAWLREQLQA